The segment CTCAACCCCGAGGTGAGCCCGCTCGCCCCCCACAGTGCTGGTCGCGCAGCCTTCCAGAACGTTCCAGGGAGGTTGGCCAGGGCCGTTGACTGCCCGGAGGGGCCTGGCAGCTGGGTCCTGAACATCGGGAGTTCTGTCCAGCCAGGTGCCTGGATGGGGCCACCAGGCCTCAGCCCTGCGCCAGCTGGACCTGGGTGTGGCCTGGCTCGTCTGGTCAGCTTCTCGGGCagacactcctgagcactgccccccgGACTGCATGAGTGTGCTTGTGTGTCACgcatccctccctctgtcccagcACTCCCCGCAgaagggtggggggctggtggcCACCGACCTGTGCCTGTCCCAGGTGATGAAGGAGGTGCAGAGCGCCCTGAGCACGGCGGCCGCCGACGACAGCAAGCTGGTGCTGCTGGGCGCCGTGGGCAGCGTCTTCTGCTGCGGCCTGGACTTCATCTACTTCATCCGGCGGCTGACCGacgacaggaagagagagagcaccaAGATGGCAGACGCCATCCGGTAGGTGCCTGCGTCCTCGGCCCAGGGAAAGGTTGGGGTTCGCGAACCGCCCTGGGCACTGGGGCAGCCCCGGGCAGGACAGAGGCTCGGACGCGCCTGGACAGAGCGTGAAGGTTCTGGGCTTACAGCCCTGAGTGCATGGCCTGGGCCTGCTGGGCAGCAGAGGGCCCTGCCTCggcgcccctcacccctgctacCCTCCCCAggagacccccacccctgcaccccagcacagGCCAGCTGTCCTTGCAGGAAACCAGAGTCCCTTCTGTCCCTTCTGGAGGGGATTCAGCCTTTTGGctcccctgcttcctgccctcctGGTGGCTGAccctctggccctggcccagggTGCAGCTCTGGGAGGGCCCTGCTTTCCCTGTCAGCCCAGGAACTGCCAGGACACTGGAGCCTGTGGGAAAGGTGCTCCGTATGTTGGAGCCGGCATAGCAGACACCCTTCCAGACGCCTCGgtgacaccacacacatgcatttgACATGACTCACGTGCACACATATCCATGTGAATTgccacacacccactcacacgtGCAtgcttatatatgcatacacaacatgtacatgtacacatgcatgtacatgcactcatgcacacatacacacatgaaccCACTCCCACAtggacatacatgtacacataatcactacacacatgcacacatacgcactCACAGCTACTCATGCACACTCACGCACATACATAAACACCCTTGCACATGTAgagtatacatgcatatacacatacactttgcacttgtgcacacatgtgcactaTGCACTCgtgcacacatgctcatacaGCACGTACACAcgtgcatatacatatgtgctCCCATGCACATACGTGTACATATAACATGTGCATGCACGCTGTGTCTGCCACCACTGTCCTGTGCCCCTGGGAGCCAAGCAGCAGTCCTGGGTGTCCTGGCCTgttctccagccccccctcagACAGGGCAGGACCCTGAGCTGCCCTGGACCCTTGTCCGCAGGGTCACTGTCCCGGGCTCGCCCCGCCCTCGGGGGAGAGCAGTGGCCGCAGCACCAGGATCTGCCTCTGCCCCCCGGCTGTGCCCCACCAGGCCCCCAGGGCTAATGTCGGGGCCAccgtgcccctcccccacggctGTCCGCTTCTGTTCTCCCCTTCCTGGTGCCGTGTCCACAGGTGTGTCCTGCGTGGACACGGGCCTCCTGGTCCGCCGCACAGTGTCGTCCGAGCTCAGGGGAAGGCTCACGtgtgggcagcagggaggggagaggacctTGCAGACCCCGTGTCCCGGGCAGCCGTGCTGGCGCCTACGGTTTGCGGGAGACCAGGCTGGGGGCCCCACCCGGCTCCGAGTGATTCCCTGTTTGTTTCTGTTCAAGAAACTTTGTCAACACCTTTATCCAGTTTAAGAAGCCGATCGTGGTGGCAGTCAACGGCCCTGCCATTGGCCTCGGCGCGTCCATCCTGCCGCTGTGTGACGTGGTGTGGGCCAACGAGAAGGCCTGGTTCCAGACGCCCTACACAACCTTCGGGCAGAGCCCAGACGGCTGCTCCACCGTCATGTTTCCCCGGATCATGGGTGGCGCTTCCGTGAGTGCCCACCCTCCCGTTTCGATGGCTGCAGGGGCCCCTGGCCTGTGCCCTGCATGCGTGACTTGTCTGTGGCCAGCTGCTGTGTCAGGCTCCCATGTAGCTAGTGCCCTGCCATGGTGTGCTTTGCacgcacacatgtatacatgtgtatgcacacactaGCATACTCACGAAATGTTGgcgtgcatgcatgtacacagtAGCACACAAAACTATGTCCTaccatgcatgtgcacacatgcagtcACGCACATACGTGAAACGTCCGCATGCAGGCCCACACACAGTGCACACGTATACAGAGGTGCACATGTACATACAGCAGCACACAGCCACACGCTGttgtgtgcacacacaggtgCGCACTAGTATAAGTACACTGCACGCACATGGGTGCGTGCGCAGACCCTTGCATACGGCCTGTGGCCGTTGGACTGGGGAGGACCGTGTGTGCCCCCCTCACCGCCGCTCTGCTCCCCACAGGCTAACGAGATGCTGCTGGGCGGGCGAAAGCTGACGGCACAGGAGGCCTGCGGCAAGGGACTGGTGTCCCAGGTGTTCTGGCCCGGAACCTTCACCCAGGAGGTCATGGTCCGCATCAAGGAGCTGGCCTCCTGCAACCCCGCGGTACATGCACCCCGTTGGCACCCGCCTTCCCCCGACAGGCCCAGACGAGGGGGTGGGTGGGCCCCTCGGTCTGCTGCACTGAGGCTGCGGGGGGCAGTGCAGGTGCCCTGGGGAGCACGGCCCTGCCGGCCGGCCCTGACCCTGTGTCTGCAGGTGCTGGAGGAGTCCAAGACGCTGGTCCGCTGTAACCTGCGCTCGGAGCTGGAGCAGGCCAACGAGCGGGAGTGTGAGGTGCTGAAGAAGATCTGGGGCTCGGCACAGGGCATGGACTCGATGCTCAAGTACCTGCAGAGGAAGATCGACGAGTTCTGAGCCGCGCCTGCGCGGGCAGGGCAGGCAGCCGTGTCCGCCGGCAGTTCTGACGTGCTGTGACTCTAAAATAAACGCCTGCGAGCTGCTTGCCGGAGTCCTGCTTTGGTACTCGACAGCACTTCCCAGGCATGGCGTCGGGAACGCAGCAGCAGCCGCACTCGCTGACGCCTCGTTTCCTCCTAGACCCAGAATCCCAGCCTTGCGCGGGCGGGCCCAGGAGCTGCACAAGGGCTCAGCCTCGGCCAAGGCCACGCCACGTGGTTCCTGGGCACCGGCTCCCCGGCCCGGGGGTGCCCGGGCTCTCGTCTGCAGTATTAGCAAGGGACGGACACTGCGCGGGGCCTGGCCCGGGGAGGCGCCACACTGAGGTGTTGCTGGGTGAGAAACGCGACTTTATATGCAGTTTGGGTTTTGTATTTGCAGATATGATTGATGTattacaccaaaaaaaaagtatttttatgtttataaagtgTAATTTTTAGGTTCacttagaatatattttatttaataagttaAAATTCTTGGGGCACACTATGAAATGCAGAAActcctttttaaagaaaaatcgcTACCTTCCTTCCTGGCCTGTGTCCTCGGCTTCCCTGGCCCCGGTGGAGTCGGTGGTCGGCAGACACACAACTCGACTTTCCGGGAGCCAGGGCTGCCCGAGCGGACACTCGGAGCTGGCAATCATTGAATGTATGAGAAATGAGACGAAATCCAAACCTTATTTTTGTACAGTTTGAAGTGAGACGTAGACCCGACCCCTTGCCGGCACGGGCCGGGCAGTATTTTTGCATCTGTGGGCTCTGCTTTCGTTGAGTAGTTTGAGCTATATATAAACTGTACAATCTGTAAAGTTTTTATAGAATATTCAGCTGTGAAACTGgttaaataaaactaatatttcttAACACACTTGGGACACGTCCGGCTTCCTGCATGGGCATGTCtcctggcaggggcgggggtccTGCGGGAGGTGAGGGGTCTGctctccccccagcctccctgcagGGTCTGGCACACTGGCCACCCGCGCTGCAAGCAGGCCCCGGGGCCAGGCTGGCCTGCACAGACCTCGACAGGCGAGTGTTTTgctgccacacggcagagctgtgAGCCCTGCAGGGAGCAGGTGTGGCCAGAGGCGGGACCGGCACCCGCTCGTCACCAGGAGGGCTTCCGGCtgctcccaagcacagccatggGGACGGACCTGTCCTGCTCCCCGCAGTCCCCACTGCCAGCCCAAACCAGGCCGAGACCGCAGCAACAGCAGGCAGCCGTCTGCACTGCCCGTGGCTGTGTCGAGTCGCACCCCGGGGCCCAGGACTCACCAGCACCCAGCAGTGGCCAGTGCTCAGGTGCTCGTGGTCCCTTCCTGCAGCCCCACTGCCAGCCTGCCCACTCCACGTGAGACTGGCTTCTGGGCTGAAGCTTGCTGTGTGCCTGGTCCAGCGGGACGTGGAGTGCGACCCCCACCCAGGCTGAAGGGCTAGTGTGGTGGGGAGCACGGCCCCTGAGCGCTGGACAAGCATCTCGGCAGACAACGCCCATGCACTGAGACATGTGGCGGGCCAGGGCCAGCCTTCCCCGGCAGCTTCCTGCTCTGGTCTTGCAGCGAGGTGTAGACACGGAGTCAGACGGCAGTCACCAAGGGGCCCGCACAGAGTAGCCTTTTTATTGGCCTTTAAAGCAGAAACCAGCTTTGGTACTAATGTGACCAGCCCATCTGCCCAGACCCCTTCCCGTGGGAGGCAGAACACTGCTGCCACCACAAACAGGAGCTCTGAAAGGGACCCGATGCTCAGGGCGCACCCCACCTTCTGTCCTGGGCCCTTTCCAGGGACCCCTTCCCTCTGCCACACTGCGGCAGGGTCCAGCCAGCTTCCTTCCTGACCCCTTCTCCCATTGTCAAACTGATACCCCCAACACGGTTTCCACTTCAAACTCGGTGACATGAGTCCCGAGGCCCGTtagccctgggggtgctcagaaggcTGCCAGCTCCTCCGCACGTGGGCCCCGGGGCTGGAATCAGAACGGACAGGGCTCCAGTGCAGGGGACTTGCGGGACGCCAACAGGGCAGTTCCTGTGGGGCCAGAGCCCATCTAAGAAACGTTGCTTCCTGGCCGGCAGACACACGTCCTCTGCCATCAGGTCCAGCAGTCCTGGGAAGGGCCTCGGCTGGGCTCTAGGGTGGACACTCGTCCCTGGCGCCCACGGCCATCTGCAGCCAGTAGTCCTGGTTGCCAAAGATGACAAAGCTGTACAGGTGGTCGCCGCTGCCCCCAAAGCCGTGTTCGTCTTCGCCCCAGGACACGGGGCTGTCGGCAAAACCTTGCACGGACAGTGCGACCCACGGGGCCAGCTTAGGCTCTGCAAAGTAGCGGCTgcaagaggagggagggaggccgctCAGCCGTGGAGTGGGAGggttggggcagggcagggacatGGATGAGGGAGCAGGACGGGGCAGGGCTCTGCTGTTTCCATCTCAGACGCCCCGTGTGCCCTGCTCCCCACGCCCCTGGGACCCTGCCACGAAGGGTGACGCCCCGtgtgccctgccctgtcctggcgCCTGGCCCCCAAGGACGCACTGTCCAGCCACGAAGCAATCCAGGGGCCCACAGGGCAGGTGCCGTACGCCTGCagctccccccccagccccctgcccgcctctcaCCGCAGCTGCTCCAGCAGGGCAGAgatctgggcggggagcaggagaCCAGAGAGGGTGCACAAGGAGGCCCTGGCTGCCACCGTGCTGGGCTGGGGACAGCAGTAGGTGGAGATGAAGCTGTCCGGCTCGTTCTTCCTGTCGTGGATAAAAAGGGACAAACCCCTTAGCTCCACTTTatgggccctgcccagcccccacgccCGGCGTCCCCACGCACAGCTCTGCACCGCTGAAGACGGCCCCCAGCCACTCCAGGAAGTCGGGCGCGCTGCACGAGTCCCCTGGCTGCCCCCGGGGCTCCCCGCTCTGCAGCACAGGACACTCCAGCtcggccacagtgctcaggaccatgcaTGGCTGGTGCTCCCGGATCTGGTAGCTGGAGAAGTAGGACATCATGGCTGAGTCCTCTGCCCCTGAAACATACCCAGACACCCATGTGAGGGGGGACCCCAGAGTTCCCCACCCACGGCAGGACACGTGCGGCTGTGCCACACCCCACACCCGCATTGCCTCAGCTGAACCTGACATTTCTCATGACACTCTGACAGAGATGTGAGCATGCGGGGTTTTCTGGGTGGGAGGAGCTCAGACACCTGAACaagcacacgcacgcacacgtgtgcacaccAGAACACACACTTCCACCATGTGCCCATGTGCACCCCTGAGTGTAAGCTATTCCTCCGTGTATGACCGGCCCGGGCTCCCCCAGCAGCTTTCCCGCAGCCGCCAGGCCCACCTGCAGGGTCCCACGCCAGCAGAAAGTCGAACGTCagtggctgcttctcccggaaggacCAGAGAACCCGCTGCGATTTCTTTGACGCTGGGTTCAGGGATAAATCCAGCAGATCAACAACAACgactgcagggccagagaaaaCGTCTCCTGGCATCAGCACGCAGAGAGGGCTCCGGGCGGGCTGCAgcggggggctctggggagcccAAGAGCTGACAGAAGCTGGGGGCACCGCCGAGCTCACACTCACTGAATTTCACGGTGTTCTTGCCAGCGTGGCGGGACGGCCGGCCCTGCAGCCCCGTCTCCTCATACGTGTCTTTATCCAGGGATAAGATTAACTTCCCTACAGACCAAGTAACGACCAGAACAGAGATGTCAAACACGGACACACCGGGCAGGGTGCAGCTCAGCATGGTGCTGCACAGGACCGtccccaccaaaacaaaccaGGAAAATAAAAGCCACCCATGTTCACGCGCCAAGCCCTCAAATCACAGCGTGGGCACGGTCGTGGCGTCTGGGCATCTGACAGGGTGCTCAGGTCAGTGGGACGAGAAACAAAGccgctggggcagggagggggaggccccagggctggagcacaggagctgcagccctggtggcccccagcaccacgggaGGGGCCCTGTGACTGCTGGCTTGGACAAACAGCACAGTGAGAAACCACGTTCTGCTGAAGGAAGAACGGGGAGCACGGGAGGCGGAGCAACGAGCCGGGGCCTGGCCTTCAGAGGAGAGAAGCAccaggcgtgggggagggggcggtcacCGCTGGGCAGCAGGGCAGCAGCGTTGTCCTCATCGATGCTGGTGTTGAAGCTCAGGGCGTAGCAGGACCCTGAGGGGAAGCGGGAGGAGGCGAGTGActcgccgggccgggccgggccgggctctgCCTCCCGCTGGCTGGGGCGGAGGAGGAGGGGCCCGGCgggacggggcgggcggggccgcgaCACTCACCGCCCTGCACGAACGTGCTGACGAAGCGCGGGGCGAGCAGCTCCCACAGCGGCAGGGCCCGCACCGAGAAGTAGGGTCCGGCCCGGGCGAGCAGCGCCCGCAGCTCCTGGGGCAGGAGGCCGCACTCGGGCACCAGCACGGACACCTGCGGGCGGCCAGCGGAACGGGGGTCGCGGGCAGCCCCGCCCTGGACCCCGCCTAGGGCGCTTGGGCTTGGGTTCGGGGCCACGCCCCGCGGCGCTGGGGGCCCGCCTGGGCTCGCGGGGGTCGCGTGGCCGCCgcgcggggcgggtgggggggcccgCCGGGCTGCACGTGTCTTGGCGCGCGGCGCACCCTGGGAGTCGTAGTTCACGGCGGCCGCGGCAACGGGCGCCCCGCGGCGCAGACTACCGCTCCCAGCATGCCCCGCGCGGGCCCGCCCCGGCGCGCGCCTCCCGCCTGCCGGGCCCCCCGAGCCCATTCCGGGCGCCCAGCACGGCCACACTCACCTTGTAGTTGTAATGGTGCGTCTCCACGAGGTGCCGGTGGCGCGACTTCTCGTGGCCGAAGTTAGACTTCTCGCAGACCAGTAGGTGCCGCGGAACCTCGCGCAGCCGGCGCACCGTGGCCATCGTCTTCCCGgcaggccgccccgccccccgcgccgccctccAATCCtgccccagcccgcccccgcgggcaccgccccccgcgccgccctccAATCCtgccccagcccgcccccgcgggcaccgccccccgcgccgccctccAATCCTGCTCCGGCTTGCCCTGAATGGCCCCGCCTTCAAGCCCCGGCCCGCCCTCCAatcccgccccggcccgccccggcccgccacGCCCCTCGGGCGCCCGCCGCGCGGCGGGCTGGCGCTGGGAGTGGAGCGAAGCCCCTCGCACAGGTCTGGGAGAGGAGAAGTGCACCCGCAGGTGGCTGTTCCCAGCTTTACACGGGGAGGCGTGTCCGGCAGAGGCTGCCTCCCCCCAGCCATCAGGGCTGGAAGGACAGGACGGCTGGGCAGTGTCCTTCCCGGGAGGCCAACGAGCCGGTGTTCTGGGGTGTCCTACCCAGtctgtcccccaacccccatcgcCTGGCCCGTCCTGCCTGGCCCCTCACTAGTCGCGGCACCTGCGGGGACCCCTGGGGGCGCatctgtccctccagcccctccactcccTGCGTGCGGGTCCCGCTCTGGGCCTGGGCCTGTCTCACCCTGTGTCAGGGCTGCTGGAGGGGCAGGTGAAGGGGCAGCAAACCTTGCCGAGCGCAAGTCACTGCAGACCCCCACGTCCGCCCCAGACCCACTTCTCGCCCCTTCCAGCAGCCACGTCTGCAGGTCGGACAGGTTCCCTCGTGACCCCAGGTGAGCTCCAGGACCCCCTTTCTGCGGTCAGGCCCTGGTGTGTGATCCCCGCGTGTCCCTGTCCCCTGCCACTCCTGTGTGCCCGGCATCGGCAGCGATGTTCCAGAACCTTCCTAGCTGTCCCGGTGTCTGCTCGGGAGTCTGGGCAGGGGGGTTCCCCCTGCGTCTAGCCTCTTTCCTCACTGCTGACCCCCGAGCCAGGTGCTGGGCCGTGCCTCACTGAAGGGGCCCCAGGGAGTCAGATGTGTTTAATGAGGGGGACGAGTCCAGCCAGGTAAGGAACATGCCGACCCGCTCTATGGGCGGCTCCATTTATTGGAAGACACACAGTGGGACGCCAAGCTCAGGGCCGGAAGGGGGCAGGGCACTGGTCGTGCCTTGGATCCAGCAGCCAGCTGCACAGGCAGGCGGGGCGGGCTGCAGCCTGTCGTGGGGGTCCGGCCCCTAGGCCCGGGTCTTGTCCTGGTTCTCAATGATGAGTCTGTCTGCCGTGTACAGCCGTCCAACCTGTACCTGGGGGCACACATAGCCCTCAGCACCCTCCGGTGGGGGTCTCAGTGCAGATGGGGCAATTGTCCAAACTGCAGTTGGGAGACACCCTGCTGCCCTCCAGGCCCCCCAGACACCTCGGCGACCGGTCAGGGTTGGGACAGTTCACAGTCCCCGAGGGGACCCAACACCCACCCGTCCCTGCTGCCTTGGCCCTCTGCACTGGGGTGTCCCTGTCAGGAGGGACCAAGGCGGAAGGCTCAGTGTCCATGTCCAAAGacgtcctcctgctcctcctctgggcacagcaggtgggggcaGTGCGGGGTGGGAGTTTGCAGGGGACAGCGTGGGCGGGACACGTGGGCTGCACCACACTCAGATGcagacacacagattcacacatattttcacacattcagacacacacacacacacacacacacactcacagacacaccctcagatacacacattcacacactcacacagactcacagtcaCTCCACACTCCCTGACATAGTCTCcctcacacaccacactcacactcacacacagacgtATCCCACCCATATACACACGTCCAGAAGCtgcagggaagaggggagggaggcaggcaggcaggcatgaGACACCCGGTCTCCGGTCCGCAGCCCCAGGGGCAGCTGGGAGGACAGTGGGGTGTGGTGGGCCATCCGCCGTCTGTCCGGCGTCCAGCAGCTGTCAGCAGAGGCGTGGTGGGAGCTGCTGTCCAGGACAAAGCTGGAGTCCCTCCGGGCCGCAGACGCGTCCTCCTGAGCGAACCTTCTGCAGCCCCCCAGCGAGGCTGAGCTGCAGGCCTGGGGCGCGCGGGGCAGCCTCGGCCCTGGCTGCCAGAGGGGAGCTGGGGACCAGACCGCGGGGTGCAGGCCCAGCGGCCTCATCACATGGTCCTGCCCACACACTGGCTGCGCCTGGGGGCCGCACACGGGGCAGactctgggcacagggcagctgcCGCAATGCCAAGGGGAGTCCTCGAGACGCTCCTCACCAGGcccggggcactgccaggggctCCCGCAGTGGCTGCAGTACCACCTGCGGGCCAGTGTGCAGGacaggtgtgggtgtgtgtgtgtgcaggacaggtgtgggggtgtgtgtgtgcaggacaggtatgggtgtgtgtgtgtgcaggacaggtgtggggggggtgtgtgcaggacaggtgtgggggtgtgtgtggagatgtgggtgtgtgtgtgcaggacaggtgtgtgtgtgtgcaggacaggtgtgggggtgtgtgtgcaggacaggtgtgggggggtgtgcaggacaggtgtgggggggtgtgcaggacaggtgtgggtgtgtgtgtgcaggagaggtgcacagacaggtgtgggggTATGTGTGCAGGacaggtgtgggtgtgtgtgtgtgcaggacacATGTTGGGACAGGTGCACCGacaggtgtgtgggtgtgtgggacaGGCGTACGAACAggcgtgggtgtgtgtgtgcaggacagGTGTGGGTCTGTGcaggacaggtgtgtgtgtgtgtgtgtgtgtgtacaggagaGGTGCACAGACaggcatgggtgtgtgtgtgcaggacagGTGTGGGTCTGTGCAGGAcaggtgtgggtatgtgtgtgcaggACAGGTGTGGGTCTGTGCAGGAcaggtgtgggtatgtgtgtgcaggACAGGTGTGGGTCTGTGcaggacaggtgtgtgtgtgggggggcctgGGACAGGTGCGCAGACAGCACTAGTCCATGCAAACAGCACTGCGCAAACAGAACGGTCTACACAAACAGCCCCAGATGCTGCCCCCCCTCgtctgggagagaagcaggggagggggcgatGCCAGAGGGGTGAGAGTCGGGACACGTGGTGCTCTGGGCCACCCCGCACCCGCTTCTCCGGGGTGCGGCCTCTGGAGCAGTCTCCGTGCCTGAACAGCTCAGGCGGCGGCGGACGCAGCGCCAGGCCTCAGGAGAGGGGCCGCGGCCGAGCAGACAGAGAAGCTCGAAGCCAAATAAAGATCCCAAGTGacatgtgcagaagcttctggaatGAGCACAGCTGCCTCCCCGCCTCAGGGCTCCATCTTACTGAGGGCCCAGCCTGGTGCAGGGGACAGAGCAGGGTCCAGGCCGTGGAGGGTGAGGCAGTGCCTTTCCCAAGGGAGGGCCGGGGCTCGGTGGCGTTTCCCAGGGATCTGGCAGCAGCAGGTTCGGGTCCTGCAGCCAGAAGCACGTGGGCAGCCGCCCGAGGGCCCCCGCGGACGTTCATGACCTCCCGGCGCCTGCTCTTCCCCCCTGACCGACCGCGCAGACTGCGCCCGCTCTCCCTGCAGCTGACCGCTCAGACTGCGCCCGCTCTCCCTGCAGCTGACCGCTCAGACTGCGCCCGCTCTCCCTGCAGCTGACCGCTCAGACTGCGCCCGCTCTCCCTGCAGCTGACCGCTCAGACTGCGCCCGCTCTCCCTGCAGCTGACCGCTCAGACTGCGCCCGCTCTCCCTGCAGCTGACCGTGCAGACTGCGCCCGCTCTCCCTGCAGCTGCCCGACCGCTCAGACTGCGCCCGCTCTCCCTGCAGCTGACCGTGCAGACTGCGCCCGCTCTCCCTGCAGCTGACCGTGCAGACTGCGCCCGCTCTCCCTGCAGCTGACCGCGCAGACTGCGCCCGCTCTCCCTGCAGCTGCCCGACCGCTCAGACTGCGCCCGCTCTCCCTGCAGCTGCCCGACCGCTCAGACTGCGCCCGCTCTCCCTGCAGCTGCCCGACCGCTCAGACTGCGCCCGCTCTCCCTGCAGCTGACCGCGCAGACTGCGCCCGCTCTCCCTGCAGCTGACCGCGCAGACTGCGCCCGCTCTCCCTGCAGCTGACCGCGCAGACTGCGCCCGCTCTCCCTGCAGCTGACCGCGCAGACTGCGCCCACTCTCCCTGCAGCTGCCCGACCGCTCAGACTGCGCCCGCTCTCCCTGCAGCTGACCGCGCAGACTGCGCCCGCTCTCCCTGCAGCTGACCGCGCAGACTGCGCCCGCTCTCCCTGCAGCTGACCGCGCAGACTGCGCCCACTCTCCCTGCAGCTGCCCGACCGCTCAGACTGCGCCCGCTCTCCCTGCAGCTGACCGCGCAGACTGCGCCCGCTCTCCCTGCAGCTGACCGCGCAGACTGCGCCCGCTCTCCCTGCAGCTGCCCGACCGCTCAGACTGCGCCCACTCTCCCTGCAGCTGCCCGACCGCTCAGACTGCGCCCGCTCTCCCTGCAGCTGACCGCGCAGACTGCGCCCACTCTCCCTGCAGCTGCCCGACCGCTCAGACTGCGCCCGCTCTCCCTGCAGCTGACCGCGCAGACTGCGCCCACTCTCCCTGCAGCTGCCCGACCGCTCAGACTG is part of the Sorex araneus isolate mSorAra2 chromosome 2, mSorAra2.pri, whole genome shotgun sequence genome and harbors:
- the RPP40 gene encoding ribonuclease P protein subunit p40 isoform X3, which translates into the protein MATVRRLREVPRHLLVCEKSNFGHEKSRHRHLVETHHYNYKVSVLVPECGLLPQELRALLARAGPYFSVRALPLWELLAPRFVSTFVQGGSCYALSFNTSIDEDNAAALLPSGKLILSLDKDTYEETGLQGRPSRHAGKNTVKFIVVVDLLDLSLNPASKKSQRVLWSFREKQPLTFDFLLAWDPAGAEDSAMMSYFSSYQIREHQPCMVLSTVAELECPVLQSGEPRGQPGDSCSAPDFLEWLGAVFSGAELKNEPDSFISTYCCPQPSTVAARASLCTLSGLLLPAQISALLEQLRRYFAEPKLAPWVALSVQGFADSPVSWGEDEHGFGGSGDHLYSFVIFGNQDYWLQMAVGARDECPP
- the RPP40 gene encoding ribonuclease P protein subunit p40 isoform X2, whose product is MGSGGPAGGRRAPGRARAGHAGSGSLRRGAPVAAAAVNYDSQGAPRAKTRAARRAPPPAPRGGHATPASPGGPPAPRGGVQGGAARDPRSAGRPQVSVLVPECGLLPQELRALLARAGPYFSVRALPLWELLAPRFVSTFVQGGSCYALSFNTSIDEDNAAALLPSGKLILSLDKDTYEETGLQGRPSRHAGKNTVKFIVVVDLLDLSLNPASKKSQRVLWSFREKQPLTFDFLLAWDPAGAEDSAMMSYFSSYQIREHQPCMVLSTVAELECPVLQSGEPRGQPGDSCSAPDFLEWLGAVFSGAELKNEPDSFISTYCCPQPSTVAARASLCTLSGLLLPAQISALLEQLRRYFAEPKLAPWVALSVQGFADSPVSWGEDEHGFGGSGDHLYSFVIFGNQDYWLQMAVGARDECPP
- the RPP40 gene encoding ribonuclease P protein subunit p40 isoform X1, producing MGSGGPAGGRRAPGRARAGHAGSGSLRRGAPVAAAAVNYDSQGAPRAKTRAARRAPPPAPRGGHATPASPGGPPAPRGVAPNPSPSALGGVQGGAARDPRSAGRPQVSVLVPECGLLPQELRALLARAGPYFSVRALPLWELLAPRFVSTFVQGGSCYALSFNTSIDEDNAAALLPSGKLILSLDKDTYEETGLQGRPSRHAGKNTVKFIVVVDLLDLSLNPASKKSQRVLWSFREKQPLTFDFLLAWDPAGAEDSAMMSYFSSYQIREHQPCMVLSTVAELECPVLQSGEPRGQPGDSCSAPDFLEWLGAVFSGAELKNEPDSFISTYCCPQPSTVAARASLCTLSGLLLPAQISALLEQLRRYFAEPKLAPWVALSVQGFADSPVSWGEDEHGFGGSGDHLYSFVIFGNQDYWLQMAVGARDECPP
- the LOC129402087 gene encoding uncharacterized protein LOC129402087 isoform X2 produces the protein MGVCVCRTGVGGVCAGQVWGCVWRCGCVCAGQVCVCVCVCVCVYRRGAQTGMGVCVQDRCGSVQDRCGYVCAGQVWVCAGQVWVCVCRTGVGLCRTGVCVGGPGTGAQTALVHANSTAQTERSTQTAPDAAPPRLGEKQGRGRCQRGESRDTWCSGPPRTRFSGVRPLEQSPCLNSSGGGGRSARPQERGRGRADREARSQIKIPSDMCRSFWNEHSCLPASGLHLTEGPAWCRGQSRVQAVEGEAVPFPREGRGSVAFPRDLAAAGSGPAARSTWAAARGPPRTFMTSRRLLFPPDRPRRLRPLSLQLTAQTAPALPAADRSDCARSPCS
- the LOC129402087 gene encoding uncharacterized protein LOC129402087 isoform X1 codes for the protein MWVCVCRTGVCVCRTGVGVCVQDRCGGVCRTGVGGCAGQVWVCVCRRGAQTGVGVCVQDRCGCVCVQDTCWDRCTDRCVGVWDRRTNRRGCVCAGQVWVCAGQVCVCVCVCTGEVHRQAWVCVCRTGVGLCRTGVCVGGPGTGAQTALVHANSTAQTERSTQTAPDAAPPRLGEKQGRGRCQRGESRDTWCSGPPRTRFSGVRPLEQSPCLNSSGGGGRSARPQERGRGRADREARSQIKIPSDMCRSFWNEHSCLPASGLHLTEGPAWCRGQSRVQAVEGEAVPFPREGRGSVAFPRDLAAAGSGPAARSTWAAARGPPRTFMTSRRLLFPPDRPRRLRPLSLQLTAQTAPALPAADRSDCARSPCS